From the genome of Gracilinanus agilis isolate LMUSP501 chromosome 2, AgileGrace, whole genome shotgun sequence, one region includes:
- the TRIB3 gene encoding tribbles homolog 3, with protein sequence MILSMDSPRRKKRLEFDDDDDNDDDADSVPEQPAPKRSHRDPQLCPAPCQQPLLRPPEPTSDAPAAFSRLGPYVLLEAQEGGRAYRAMHCPTNTEYMCKVYPAASYRELLSPYAHLPRHPHVAPVVEAVLGQQHVYVFFPRAHGDMHSYVRERRRVPEREAASLFLQMAQAVAHCHQHNLVLRDLKLRKFVFVDRERTKLALENLEDSCLLSGPDDSLWDKHGCPAYVGPEILTSRDSYSGKAADVWSLGVALYTMLAGRYPFQDTAPALLFGKIRRGAFALPEGLSTRARCLVRCLLRREPSERLTAQGILLHPWLQGGGDLCEEAGIRGAEQVVPDSQDPEEEVRQETEELLYS encoded by the exons ATGATACTCTCTATGGATTCTCCTCGGAGGAAAAAACGGCTGGagtttgatgatgatgatgacaatgatgacgACGCCGACTCAGTTCCAGAGCAGCCCGCCCCGAAGCGATCCCATCGAGATCCTCAGCTTTGCCCAGCCCCCTGCCAGCAGCCACTTCTCAGGCCCCCCGAGCCCACCTCTGATGCTCCTGCTGCCTTTTCCAGGCTGGGGCCCTACGTGCTCCTGGAGGCCCAGGAAGGTGGAAGGGCCTACCGGGCCATGCACTGCCCCACAAACACAGAGTACATGTGTAAG GTCTACCCTGCGGCTTCCTATCGAGAGCTGCTGTCTCCCTACGCCCACCTGCCCCGCCACCCTCACGTGGCCCCCGTGGTGGAAGCGGTCCTGGGCCAGCAGCACGTCTACGTCTTCTTCCCCCGGGCCCACGGGGACATGCACAGCTATGTGAGAGAGCGGAGGCGGGTGCCCGAGCGGGAGGCGGCCTCGCTCTTCCTCCAGATGGCCCAGGCCGTGGCCCATTGCCACCAGCACAACCTGGTCTTGCGGGACCTCAAGCTCCGAAAGTTTGTCTTTGTCGACCGGGAGAG GACAAAGCTGGCTCTGGAGAACCTAGAAGACTCCTGTCTGCTGTCGGGGCCAGACGACTCTTTGTGGGATAAGCACGGCTGTCCAGCCTATGTGGGGCCTGAGATCCTCACCTCCCGGGACTCGTACTCAGGCAAGGCGGCTGATGTGTGGAGCCTGGGGGTGGCCCTGTACACCATGCTGGCCGGCCGCTACCCCTTCCAGGACACGGCCCCTGCCTTGCTCTTTGGCAAGATCCGCAGGGGTGCATTTGCCCTCCCTGAGGGCCTCTCGACCCGCGCCCGATGCCTTGTCCGCTGCCTGCTGCGACGGGAGCCCAGCGAGAGGCTCACCGCCCAGGGCATTTTGCTGCACCCCTGGTTACAGGGAGGGGGAGACCTCTGTGAGGAGGCTGGCATACGGGGGGCAGAGCAGGTGGTGCCAGACAGCCAAGACCCGGAGGAGGAGGTGAGGCAGGAGACTGAGGAGCTGCTGTATAGTTAG